Proteins encoded together in one Variovorax paradoxus window:
- a CDS encoding SdrD B-like domain-containing protein yields MPNTPTILSGAKAPSDFFHLARQALQRRMARLSARIAVPAATLLLASAAHAIPQVSSLVHTPDILPAGGTVTSTVTIAETDSLPIGAPGTSFTYEIPGNSIYMGTSAVPVGSCSSTVPVGSPGQGVVTCSGITLAANQTLDFKLMLRTISQGTLSVKAEPAGGGPSETKNITVNQGADVAVAITAPPTAPSGATVPIAFTLTNNGPDSSSGTTLTYNIPTGLFVSDNGLPSGCSISGSQLTCNAGVLALNGTRIFTVNGVVTAAAGSTITHQPAIAPAGAIGDGVSENNNATANTTVTAGTVLSMTKTHNGGQLLVGQRFNFTLTPRFSGSAPTGVTLSDTLPANFRIDSLTPGAGWTCSSAGQTVSCARANIGGAGGADQSLGNVVVAVTAITAGTGVVNEATVNATGPVATSATGSVPADVANSATDFRADKRRGWPQNNVPIGQAFDYQVGATNLGGTRLLAGSTINLVDDLPAGVQINSVTQRDGYSCTITKGSSPVVAPVDGPARVNCTRTTNADINVDTSSGNTARNAGYVIVNVTIPSLPSGGGQIVNSMCVNVALPASDPTAGADPDANTGNDCVNLGTGVDDSANYADVRVLKRVVGIGSSDANRQTAGQAVTWEIEIVNDGPSTAQNVAVTDTFRQVLQAAGSPSVSVAPNGATFPACSLPAPSGGAGNTSLANCNITQLPKCRASTDPVTATPLCPVITVVARHYGDGASASDHRFDIPNTATAIAATPADPTLNNNSAAANAYYNALTDVTVTKTASPNEVPVGQLLTYTLTALNRTVQDGSFSRAYDVTVTDTLPANLMFLGADASAGGTCSEKPLTTAPTGAASNNKLVCSWASLDRNQQQTVSVRVRPLYAIYALNNRPELITNNVSVATLTPEATTSNNTATANASVTGPNYDLVITKTEDVDPANVGDNVTYIITVSNNRPSAAESIEVIDTLPAVGSNGEPGPAFISASAPAGIVIESPAIDSVGQKVKFTIPVLGGNGTGATGPADAPNTMQLRVTVRGISRGSFQNQASVWFKEAAQNAFDGQPTNNVVTENTAFRFKADVEVVSKMAVSTGTATPLATVAIGQSFDWLVQLRNNGPDSAETTSFTDTLPTGLALTGTPVFTVTGGTFTPTAPTCTGSAGGTSVSCAITSMPANGTATVRIPVRTTTGTTPANGTPFTNRAHLVTTGSGDTNGGADPDAGNNFKEGSITVQSSALSGRVYEDLDGDGQIDTGEPGIGGVTMRLTGTDSLGNAVSLTTTTATDGTWSFTVPAGTYSVAEDQPAAYQPGITRAGGVTGVGSTAGTVPAGTSSGPNGSNANRIDTIVLGLGGTSTANNFGEVRPASLAGRVYRDADYNYAASAGDPGIAGVTVTLTGTDMFGNAVSTTATTASGTGNYAFNNLLPGSYTVTETQPAAFADGSDAAGTAGGTAANDVVSAIALRSNVNGTGYDFGELLTRIPVRVFVDGNNDGLPQAGDTGIPTVEVRLTGTDAAGNPVNIVAVPSGPDGSYEFRNVPPSAAGGYTITETQPSNYAPGKANANGHPGTAQAGGNAITGVTVAGTNPPLTQGDYYFGELLPAGISGRVYYDRDGSGAQGAPATEPGIAGVTITLTGTDVNGNSVTRTTTTDASGDYNFANLAPGSYTVTETRPTGYEPGITRAGNVSGAGSTPGSVPTSGSGVSNGPNGSNANVIQNIVLAAAGAGSAANNFSAVRPASVSGYVYADVAPSNGTRDTAEPGIAGTTVRVTGTDFLGNAVTQTVQAAADGRYLVDKLLPGTYQIDETQPDGVADGPESLGTVGGTPRGTVNPGSVNDRFGALVLTSEDAGIDYNFGERGGQIAGWVYVDTNNDGIRQAGEPGIPGVSVTLTGRSASGLAVNATVVTDANGRYVFTGLLPADATGYTLRETQPVTFADGLDSVGSLDGTAVGKPGNDVLSAIMYRGGNGDDYNFGERGASIAGTVYNDANRNGTREPQDLPIAGVTITLTGTDAAGNPVTRTAVTGPDGRYELAGLPLPGTGGYTVTETQPSGYDEGIAIPGTLGGSVQGTNQIRVNFTTLAANGTGYDFNEHNNLPASLTGTVWFDQNHNRSRESGEGQGEGWTVELMRCADGGNACPETAATVLYTVTTAADGSYRFGDLTPGEYRVRFRSPDGRTVGGVWPTDAAQNGAGGPYPTPAASDPRFSIKVRVNAGANVQRQDLPYDPGGVVYDSVSGTPVPGAVVRLVGPPGFDPAQHLLDGRDTYTTGPNGYYDFFVLPGAPAGEYRLAVTPPGSYLPSSIYPPAAGGLGTQSCSAPANGPAPAQSNPCVVSPGAGLVPGAGYYLAFQMPGGGGQHVVANNIPLDPSDATLIELRKTSSKLTVKKGELLPYRITARNTRGNPVPGVAVVDTLPPGFRYVQGSLTVRTMPGGVALPVVPQINGRQVVVPGQNFAPNETKEYLMVAGVGVGVGEGEFVNQVIATQGVGGRVLSNLATATVRVVPDALFDCTDVIGKVYDDKNANGYQDEGEPGLANVRIATVNGVLVTTDAEGRYHIACAAIPKEGTGSNLVLKLDDRTLPSGYRTTSENPAAERATRGKVLKVNFGATVHRVVRLALQGTAFEDGNAALRAGFVPELDRTVNVLAEKASVLRLAYKAAPGEAEALGRQRTDAVKAAVLSRWKQLGEQRESRKEPPLFNLDIEVELVPAATPAVKP; encoded by the coding sequence ATGCCCAACACCCCAACGATCTTGTCGGGCGCGAAAGCGCCGAGCGATTTCTTCCACCTTGCGCGGCAGGCATTGCAAAGGCGCATGGCGCGGCTTTCCGCGCGCATCGCCGTTCCGGCTGCGACTCTGCTGCTGGCCTCGGCCGCCCATGCGATTCCGCAGGTTTCCAGCCTGGTGCACACGCCCGACATTCTTCCGGCGGGCGGCACGGTCACCAGCACGGTGACCATCGCCGAAACCGACAGCCTGCCGATCGGGGCGCCGGGTACCTCGTTCACCTACGAGATTCCGGGCAACAGCATCTACATGGGCACGAGCGCCGTGCCTGTCGGCAGCTGCAGTTCGACCGTGCCGGTGGGCTCCCCGGGGCAAGGCGTGGTCACCTGCTCGGGCATCACGCTCGCGGCCAACCAGACCCTCGACTTCAAGCTGATGCTGCGCACCATCTCGCAGGGCACGCTGAGCGTCAAGGCCGAGCCTGCGGGCGGGGGCCCGTCGGAAACCAAGAACATCACCGTGAACCAGGGCGCCGACGTGGCCGTGGCCATCACGGCGCCTCCCACAGCCCCCAGCGGCGCGACGGTGCCGATCGCGTTCACGCTCACCAACAACGGGCCCGACTCGAGCTCGGGCACGACGCTCACCTACAACATTCCCACCGGCCTTTTCGTCTCGGACAACGGCCTGCCATCGGGCTGTTCCATCAGCGGCAGCCAGCTGACCTGCAACGCCGGTGTTCTTGCGCTCAACGGCACGCGCATCTTCACCGTGAACGGCGTGGTCACCGCAGCCGCGGGCTCCACCATCACGCACCAGCCGGCAATTGCACCGGCGGGTGCAATCGGCGACGGCGTGTCCGAGAACAACAACGCCACTGCCAACACCACGGTGACCGCGGGCACCGTGCTCTCGATGACCAAGACCCACAACGGCGGCCAACTGCTCGTGGGCCAGCGCTTCAACTTCACGCTGACGCCCCGCTTCAGCGGCAGCGCGCCCACTGGCGTGACGCTCTCCGACACGTTGCCGGCCAACTTCCGGATCGACTCCTTGACACCTGGCGCCGGGTGGACCTGCTCTTCCGCGGGGCAGACCGTGAGCTGCGCGCGCGCCAATATCGGCGGCGCAGGCGGTGCTGACCAGTCGCTCGGCAACGTCGTGGTTGCGGTCACTGCCATCACGGCAGGTACGGGCGTGGTCAATGAAGCGACGGTGAATGCCACCGGCCCGGTGGCAACCTCGGCCACGGGCAGCGTGCCTGCCGACGTGGCGAATTCGGCCACCGACTTCCGCGCCGACAAGCGCCGCGGATGGCCCCAGAACAACGTGCCGATCGGCCAGGCTTTCGACTACCAGGTCGGCGCCACCAACCTCGGCGGTACGCGCCTTCTTGCGGGCAGCACGATCAACCTGGTCGACGACCTGCCGGCCGGCGTGCAGATCAACAGCGTCACGCAGCGCGACGGCTACAGCTGCACGATCACCAAGGGCAGCTCCCCCGTCGTGGCACCAGTCGACGGGCCGGCCAGGGTGAACTGCACGCGCACGACCAATGCCGACATCAACGTCGACACCTCGAGCGGCAACACCGCGCGCAATGCGGGCTACGTGATTGTCAACGTCACGATCCCGTCGCTACCCTCGGGCGGCGGACAGATCGTCAACAGCATGTGCGTGAACGTGGCGCTGCCCGCGAGCGACCCCACGGCAGGCGCCGACCCTGACGCCAACACCGGCAACGACTGCGTCAACCTGGGCACCGGCGTGGACGACAGCGCCAACTATGCGGATGTCAGGGTTCTGAAGCGTGTGGTGGGCATCGGCAGCAGCGACGCGAACCGGCAGACCGCGGGTCAGGCGGTCACATGGGAGATCGAGATCGTCAACGACGGCCCCTCGACCGCGCAGAACGTCGCCGTCACGGACACATTCCGGCAGGTGCTGCAGGCGGCGGGATCGCCTTCGGTCTCGGTGGCTCCCAACGGCGCCACGTTCCCGGCCTGTTCGCTGCCTGCTCCTTCGGGCGGCGCGGGCAATACCTCGCTCGCGAACTGCAACATCACGCAATTGCCCAAGTGCCGCGCCAGCACCGACCCGGTAACGGCAACGCCGCTGTGCCCGGTGATCACGGTCGTGGCCCGGCACTACGGCGACGGCGCTTCGGCGTCGGACCACCGCTTCGATATTCCCAATACGGCCACCGCTATCGCAGCCACGCCCGCGGACCCGACCCTCAACAACAACAGCGCCGCGGCCAACGCGTACTACAACGCGCTGACCGACGTCACCGTGACGAAGACGGCAAGCCCCAATGAGGTGCCCGTGGGGCAGTTGCTGACCTACACGCTCACGGCGCTCAACCGCACCGTGCAGGACGGCAGCTTCAGCCGGGCCTACGACGTGACGGTGACTGACACCCTGCCGGCCAACCTGATGTTCCTCGGGGCCGACGCGTCGGCAGGTGGAACCTGCTCTGAAAAGCCGCTCACCACCGCACCCACGGGTGCCGCAAGCAACAACAAACTTGTGTGCAGTTGGGCTTCGCTCGACCGCAACCAGCAGCAGACCGTCAGCGTGCGGGTGAGGCCGCTGTACGCGATATACGCGCTCAACAACAGACCCGAGCTCATCACAAACAACGTCTCCGTCGCGACGCTGACACCGGAGGCCACCACATCCAATAACACGGCGACCGCCAACGCCAGCGTGACTGGGCCCAACTACGACCTGGTGATCACGAAGACCGAGGACGTCGACCCAGCGAACGTGGGCGACAACGTGACCTACATCATCACGGTGTCGAACAACAGGCCCTCGGCCGCCGAGTCGATCGAGGTAATCGACACGCTGCCGGCCGTTGGGTCGAACGGTGAACCGGGGCCCGCCTTCATATCGGCAAGCGCGCCCGCCGGCATCGTGATTGAGTCGCCGGCGATCGACTCGGTCGGGCAGAAGGTGAAGTTCACCATCCCGGTCCTGGGTGGCAACGGTACCGGAGCGACCGGCCCCGCAGATGCTCCCAACACAATGCAGCTGCGCGTAACCGTGCGCGGCATCTCACGCGGCTCATTTCAGAACCAAGCCAGCGTTTGGTTTAAAGAGGCCGCACAGAACGCCTTCGACGGGCAACCGACCAACAACGTCGTCACCGAGAACACCGCCTTTCGTTTCAAGGCCGATGTGGAGGTGGTCTCCAAAATGGCGGTGTCTACGGGCACTGCAACGCCGCTAGCCACCGTGGCCATCGGCCAGAGCTTCGACTGGCTCGTGCAGCTGCGCAACAACGGCCCCGACAGCGCCGAGACGACGAGCTTTACCGACACGCTGCCTACCGGCTTGGCGCTGACGGGCACGCCGGTGTTCACCGTAACCGGCGGCACCTTCACGCCCACGGCTCCCACCTGCACGGGCAGCGCGGGCGGCACCAGCGTGAGCTGCGCCATCACTTCGATGCCGGCGAACGGCACGGCCACCGTGCGCATTCCGGTGCGCACCACCACCGGCACCACGCCCGCCAACGGCACGCCGTTCACCAATCGCGCGCACCTGGTCACCACCGGCTCGGGCGACACCAACGGCGGCGCCGATCCGGACGCCGGCAACAACTTCAAAGAGGGCAGCATCACCGTGCAGAGCAGCGCGCTGAGCGGCCGTGTGTATGAAGACCTGGACGGCGACGGGCAGATCGACACCGGCGAGCCCGGCATTGGCGGCGTCACGATGCGCCTGACCGGCACCGACAGCCTGGGCAACGCCGTCTCGCTGACCACCACCACGGCCACCGACGGCACCTGGAGCTTCACCGTGCCCGCGGGCACCTACAGCGTGGCCGAGGACCAGCCCGCGGCCTACCAGCCGGGCATTACTCGCGCGGGTGGCGTTACCGGCGTGGGCAGCACGGCCGGCACAGTGCCGGCGGGCACCTCGAGCGGGCCCAACGGCTCCAATGCCAACCGCATCGACACCATCGTGCTTGGCTTGGGCGGCACCTCGACTGCCAACAACTTTGGCGAAGTGCGCCCCGCAAGCCTTGCCGGCCGCGTGTACCGCGACGCCGACTACAACTACGCCGCGAGCGCAGGCGACCCCGGCATTGCGGGCGTGACGGTCACGCTCACCGGCACCGACATGTTCGGCAACGCCGTGTCGACGACCGCTACCACGGCCAGCGGCACCGGCAACTACGCGTTCAACAACCTCCTGCCCGGCAGCTACACCGTGACCGAGACGCAGCCCGCCGCCTTTGCGGACGGCAGCGATGCGGCCGGCACGGCCGGCGGCACAGCGGCCAACGACGTGGTGAGCGCGATTGCATTGCGCTCGAACGTGAACGGCACAGGCTATGACTTCGGCGAGCTGCTCACCCGCATTCCGGTGCGCGTGTTTGTCGACGGCAACAACGACGGCCTGCCGCAGGCGGGCGACACGGGCATTCCCACCGTGGAAGTGCGCCTCACCGGCACCGACGCCGCGGGCAACCCGGTCAACATCGTCGCCGTGCCCTCGGGCCCGGACGGCAGCTACGAGTTCCGCAATGTGCCGCCTTCGGCAGCCGGTGGCTACACCATCACCGAGACACAGCCGTCCAACTACGCGCCTGGCAAGGCCAATGCCAACGGCCATCCGGGCACGGCCCAGGCTGGCGGCAACGCGATCACCGGCGTGACCGTGGCCGGCACCAACCCGCCGCTCACTCAGGGCGACTACTACTTCGGCGAGCTGCTGCCCGCCGGCATCTCGGGCCGCGTGTACTACGACCGCGACGGCAGCGGCGCGCAAGGCGCACCGGCCACCGAGCCCGGCATTGCGGGCGTGACGATCACTCTCACCGGCACTGACGTCAACGGCAATTCCGTGACGCGCACGACCACCACCGATGCGAGCGGCGACTACAACTTCGCCAACCTCGCACCCGGCAGCTACACCGTCACCGAAACCCGTCCCACCGGCTACGAGCCAGGGATCACGCGCGCCGGCAATGTCAGCGGCGCCGGCAGCACGCCGGGTTCCGTGCCCACCAGCGGCAGCGGCGTGTCGAACGGACCGAACGGATCGAACGCCAACGTCATCCAGAACATCGTGCTCGCAGCGGCGGGTGCGGGTTCGGCCGCCAACAATTTCTCCGCCGTGCGCCCGGCCAGCGTGTCCGGCTACGTGTATGCCGACGTCGCTCCTTCGAACGGCACCCGCGACACCGCCGAGCCCGGCATTGCAGGCACCACGGTGCGCGTGACCGGCACCGACTTCCTCGGCAACGCGGTCACGCAAACAGTGCAGGCCGCTGCCGACGGCCGCTACCTGGTCGACAAGCTGCTGCCCGGTACCTACCAGATCGACGAGACGCAGCCGGACGGCGTGGCCGACGGCCCCGAGTCGCTCGGCACCGTGGGCGGCACGCCGCGCGGCACGGTGAACCCCGGCAGCGTGAACGACCGCTTCGGCGCGCTCGTGCTCACATCGGAAGACGCAGGCATCGACTACAACTTCGGCGAGCGCGGCGGCCAGATCGCGGGCTGGGTGTATGTGGACACCAACAACGACGGCATCCGCCAGGCGGGCGAGCCGGGCATTCCCGGCGTCAGCGTCACGCTCACCGGCCGCTCGGCCAGCGGGCTGGCGGTGAACGCCACCGTGGTCACCGATGCGAATGGCCGCTACGTCTTCACCGGCCTGCTCCCGGCCGACGCCACCGGCTACACCTTGCGCGAAACGCAACCCGTGACGTTTGCCGACGGCCTCGACTCGGTCGGTTCGCTCGATGGCACGGCTGTCGGCAAGCCCGGCAACGACGTGCTCTCCGCCATCATGTACCGGGGCGGCAATGGCGACGACTACAACTTCGGCGAGCGCGGCGCATCCATTGCGGGCACCGTCTACAACGACGCGAACCGCAACGGAACGCGCGAACCGCAAGACCTTCCGATTGCGGGCGTGACCATCACGCTCACCGGCACCGACGCCGCGGGCAACCCCGTGACGCGCACCGCCGTTACCGGCCCCGACGGCCGCTATGAGCTCGCAGGCCTGCCGTTGCCTGGCACCGGCGGCTACACCGTCACCGAGACGCAGCCCAGCGGCTACGACGAGGGCATTGCCATTCCTGGAACGCTCGGCGGTTCGGTGCAGGGCACCAACCAGATCCGCGTCAACTTCACCACGCTGGCGGCCAATGGCACGGGCTACGACTTCAACGAGCACAACAACCTGCCTGCGTCGCTGACCGGCACCGTGTGGTTCGACCAGAACCACAACCGCAGCCGCGAAAGCGGCGAAGGCCAGGGCGAAGGCTGGACCGTGGAGCTGATGCGCTGCGCCGACGGCGGCAACGCCTGCCCCGAAACCGCCGCCACCGTGCTCTACACCGTGACCACGGCTGCGGACGGCAGCTACCGCTTCGGCGACCTCACGCCGGGTGAATACCGCGTGCGCTTCCGCTCGCCCGACGGCCGCACCGTCGGCGGCGTGTGGCCTACCGATGCGGCGCAGAACGGCGCGGGCGGCCCTTACCCCACGCCGGCCGCGAGCGACCCACGCTTCTCCATCAAGGTGCGTGTGAACGCCGGTGCCAACGTGCAGCGGCAAGACCTGCCGTACGACCCAGGTGGCGTGGTGTACGACAGCGTGAGCGGCACGCCCGTGCCCGGCGCCGTGGTGCGCCTGGTCGGCCCGCCGGGCTTCGATCCGGCGCAGCATCTGCTCGACGGCCGCGACACCTACACCACCGGCCCCAACGGCTACTACGACTTCTTCGTGCTGCCGGGCGCACCGGCGGGCGAGTACCGCCTGGCGGTCACGCCGCCCGGCAGCTACCTGCCGTCGTCCATCTACCCGCCGGCGGCGGGCGGGCTCGGCACGCAGTCGTGCTCCGCACCGGCGAACGGACCCGCACCCGCGCAGAGCAACCCCTGCGTGGTGAGCCCGGGCGCGGGGCTGGTGCCCGGCGCCGGCTACTACCTGGCGTTCCAGATGCCGGGCGGCGGCGGCCAGCATGTGGTGGCCAACAACATTCCGCTCGACCCGTCGGACGCCACGCTCATCGAGCTGCGCAAGACCAGCTCGAAGCTGACGGTGAAGAAGGGCGAACTGCTGCCCTACCGCATCACGGCGCGCAACACCCGCGGCAACCCCGTGCCGGGCGTGGCCGTGGTCGACACCCTGCCGCCGGGCTTCCGCTACGTGCAGGGCTCGCTCACCGTGCGCACCATGCCGGGCGGCGTCGCGCTGCCGGTGGTGCCGCAGATCAACGGCCGCCAGGTCGTGGTGCCCGGCCAGAACTTTGCGCCCAACGAGACCAAGGAATACCTGATGGTTGCGGGCGTGGGGGTCGGCGTGGGCGAGGGCGAGTTCGTCAACCAGGTCATCGCCACGCAGGGCGTGGGCGGCCGCGTGCTGTCGAACCTGGCCACCGCCACGGTGCGCGTGGTGCCCGATGCGCTCTTCGACTGCACCGACGTGATCGGCAAGGTCTACGACGACAAGAACGCCAACGGCTACCAGGACGAAGGCGAGCCCGGCCTTGCGAACGTGCGCATCGCCACCGTGAACGGCGTGCTGGTAACCACCGACGCCGAAGGCCGCTACCACATTGCCTGCGCTGCCATTCCGAAGGAAGGCACCGGCAGCAACCTGGTGCTCAAGCTCGACGACCGCACGCTGCCTTCGGGCTACCGCACCACCAGCGAGAACCCGGCCGCCGAGCGCGCCACGCGCGGCAAGGTGCTGAAGGTGAACTTCGGCGCGACGGTGCACCGCGTGGTCCGCCTCGCGCTGCAGGGCACTGCATTCGAAGACGGCAACGCCGCACTGCGCGCCGGCTTCGTGCCCGAGCTCGACCGCACGGTGAACGTGCTGGCCGAGAAGGCCTCGGTGCTGCGCTTGGCCTACAAGGCCGCGCCCGGCGAAGCCGAAGCGCTCGGCCGCCAGCGCACCGATGCGGTGAAGGCCGCCGTGCTCTCGCGCTGGAAGCAGCTGGGCGAGCAGCGCGAAAGCCGCAAGGAGCCGCCGCTCTTCAACCTGGACATCGAAGTCGAGCTGGTGCCCGCTGCCACGCCCGCGGTGAAGCCATGA
- a CDS encoding helix-turn-helix domain-containing protein, giving the protein MSYWSSVPARRAHILLVDDNIDELQLLLAALRGEGHRISMAFDAMQGYRRATALQPDLILLDVRMSGADGFATCRLLKADPSTAHIPVIFVTSSASVEERLTGLHEGAVDYILKPYEPAEVLARVSVHLVLASSKHPRADSPAAEAQPDIEKREAGPDRVIALAAQRLVMSDLANVPPLPELAERVGTHEKRLSRVFRELTGRTVFEFVREARLSEARRLLAETALSVEDVALAVGFSSAANFSTAFRERFQETPSGFRSTLGGKAASLPRPSRLTVPVSMPVSGA; this is encoded by the coding sequence ATGTCTTACTGGTCCTCCGTTCCCGCCCGGCGCGCACACATCCTCCTGGTCGACGACAACATCGACGAACTGCAGCTTCTGCTGGCAGCTTTAAGGGGCGAGGGACACCGCATCAGCATGGCTTTCGACGCGATGCAGGGCTACAGGCGGGCGACGGCGCTGCAGCCGGACCTGATCCTGCTGGACGTGCGCATGAGCGGCGCGGACGGCTTTGCCACCTGCCGGCTGCTGAAGGCCGACCCCTCCACCGCGCATATCCCTGTGATCTTCGTCACCTCGTCCGCCTCGGTGGAAGAAAGGCTGACGGGCCTGCATGAAGGTGCTGTCGACTACATCCTCAAGCCCTACGAACCGGCCGAAGTGCTGGCCCGCGTCTCCGTGCACCTGGTGCTGGCCAGCAGCAAGCACCCGCGGGCAGACAGCCCCGCCGCAGAGGCGCAGCCAGATATCGAAAAAAGGGAGGCCGGGCCCGATCGGGTGATTGCCCTGGCGGCCCAGCGGCTCGTGATGTCGGACCTGGCGAACGTGCCGCCCCTGCCGGAACTGGCCGAGCGCGTGGGCACGCATGAAAAGCGCTTGTCGCGCGTGTTTCGCGAACTGACGGGCCGCACGGTGTTCGAGTTTGTGCGCGAAGCCCGGCTGTCCGAAGCGCGGCGCTTGCTGGCGGAAACGGCGCTCAGCGTGGAAGACGTGGCGCTGGCCGTCGGGTTTTCGAGCGCAGCCAATTTTTCGACCGCGTTTCGCGAGCGCTTCCAGGAAACGCCGAGCGGGTTTCGCAGCACGCTCGGTGGCAAGGCGGCTTCGTTGCCCCGCCCGTCGCGTTTGACCGTGCCTGTGTCCATGCCGGTCTCCGGGGCCTGA
- a CDS encoding sensor histidine kinase gives MTALRTFLLSCAAFFFFCLWVQPLQAATLELRDAAQLPIVLDDKVEILEDRKAELSLEAVAAQNGNLSDGFVPGTRARMRPGFSNSVFWLRFSVVNDSSAVRPLRLVLNTTWLQYVDFHVQRGPIGKTPPGTWAHEAAGISMPDNRNRGANRVPTLALELRPREHATVLVRVQSHSTVRLAPVLHSPDTWREYETNHALVDGLLIGGLLVLAVYSLAVWGISRNDALGSQSLGFALVALYEAIYRGYARLLFWPESTEWSYRAASFIAGCCVLNMVLYLHALSRGGPLRQPGLYVLVGLTAAQALVTLGTLIGSYSLFAQASLVSTLALVLALTISSFAYMRRAGPGGRLAFPVMVVVSLGVCLRLTELSPPEHAIPGFDAYVLGFPGLLIGLVALAAWTHHLSHQRHSAQRKLVQWQAHEQQRLQNEVARKTRALNAALEQAEQRAREQTRLMAYISHDLRAPLATIVGHARMLQGNLAPASPPQLQAIERSANYQLALVDDLLEYAKGELLPLALDPKPVRLPALIEDIAQYASALAQRRNNRFMLEIRGPLPPAVRLDSKRFQQLLLNLLSNAAKFTHKGQMGLRVRAQPTERRQWRLSLEVWDSGIGIDREDQRRVFRSFEQADPSAGGSGLGLAIARRIVQRMGGELRLDSRRHLGTRLRFSVVVDPASEEEAPAPIAEAVPPEPHAPLDTPRRQVRPVPEIAPLPLGARKELEVLARDGRWTDLHEWADRFAADPRHEALVKAVRQALESLDFDHITHLARATPCAAAD, from the coding sequence GTGACTGCGCTGCGCACCTTTCTGCTGTCGTGCGCGGCTTTCTTTTTCTTCTGCCTTTGGGTTCAGCCTTTGCAGGCTGCAACGCTGGAGCTGCGCGATGCGGCGCAGTTGCCCATCGTGCTGGACGACAAGGTCGAGATACTCGAAGACCGGAAAGCAGAACTATCGCTCGAGGCGGTGGCCGCGCAAAACGGCAACCTCTCTGACGGGTTTGTGCCAGGCACGCGGGCACGCATGCGGCCGGGCTTCTCGAACTCGGTGTTCTGGCTGCGCTTTTCGGTGGTGAACGACAGCAGCGCCGTGCGCCCGCTGCGCTTGGTGCTGAACACGACGTGGCTGCAATACGTCGATTTTCATGTGCAGCGGGGCCCCATCGGCAAGACGCCCCCCGGAACCTGGGCGCATGAGGCCGCCGGTATCTCGATGCCCGACAACCGCAACCGCGGCGCCAACCGCGTGCCCACGCTTGCGCTGGAACTGCGGCCGCGCGAACATGCCACGGTACTTGTGCGAGTGCAGAGCCACAGCACCGTCAGGCTGGCGCCTGTGCTGCACAGTCCCGACACATGGCGTGAATACGAGACCAACCACGCGCTGGTCGATGGGTTGTTGATCGGCGGCCTGCTCGTGCTGGCGGTGTATTCGCTCGCGGTGTGGGGCATTTCGCGCAACGATGCATTGGGTTCGCAGAGTCTCGGATTCGCACTGGTCGCGCTCTACGAAGCCATCTACCGCGGCTATGCGCGGCTGCTGTTCTGGCCGGAGAGCACCGAATGGAGCTACCGCGCGGCGAGTTTCATTGCCGGCTGCTGCGTGCTGAACATGGTGCTGTACCTGCATGCGCTCTCGCGCGGCGGGCCGTTGCGCCAGCCGGGGCTTTACGTGCTGGTCGGGCTGACCGCGGCGCAGGCGTTGGTAACGCTCGGAACCCTGATCGGCAGCTATTCGCTTTTCGCCCAAGCGAGCCTCGTGAGTACGTTGGCGCTGGTGCTGGCATTGACGATCAGCAGCTTCGCCTACATGCGCCGGGCGGGGCCGGGCGGGCGGCTGGCTTTTCCGGTGATGGTCGTCGTCAGCCTGGGCGTGTGCCTGCGGCTCACCGAACTTTCTCCGCCCGAGCACGCCATTCCCGGCTTCGACGCCTACGTGCTGGGCTTTCCGGGCTTGCTGATCGGCCTTGTGGCGCTGGCGGCATGGACGCATCACCTTTCGCACCAGCGGCACTCGGCGCAGCGCAAGCTGGTCCAGTGGCAGGCGCACGAGCAGCAGCGGCTGCAGAACGAAGTGGCGCGCAAGACCCGCGCCCTCAACGCCGCGCTGGAGCAAGCCGAACAGCGCGCACGCGAGCAGACGCGGCTCATGGCCTACATCAGCCATGACCTGCGCGCACCGCTGGCCACCATCGTGGGCCATGCGCGCATGCTGCAGGGCAACCTGGCGCCGGCATCTCCGCCGCAGCTGCAGGCCATCGAACGCAGCGCAAACTACCAGCTCGCGCTGGTCGATGACCTGCTCGAATATGCCAAGGGCGAGTTGCTGCCGCTGGCATTGGACCCCAAGCCGGTTCGCCTGCCCGCGCTGATCGAAGACATCGCGCAGTACGCATCCGCGCTGGCGCAGCGCCGCAACAACCGCTTCATGCTCGAGATTCGCGGGCCCCTGCCTCCCGCCGTGCGCCTGGACAGCAAGCGCTTTCAGCAATTGCTGCTGAACCTGCTCTCGAATGCGGCCAAGTTCACGCACAAGGGACAGATGGGCCTGCGGGTGCGCGCCCAGCCCACCGAGCGCCGCCAATGGCGGCTGAGCCTGGAAGTCTGGGACAGCGGCATCGGCATCGACCGGGAGGACCAGCGGCGCGTGTTCCGCTCTTTCGAGCAGGCAGACCCATCCGCGGGCGGAAGCGGGCTGGGCCTGGCGATTGCGCGGCGCATCGTTCAGCGCATGGGCGGGGAGCTGCGGCTCGACAGCCGCCGCCACCTGGGCACGCGGCTGCGGTTTTCAGTCGTGGTCGACCCCGCATCGGAGGAAGAGGCCCCTGCCCCCATCGCGGAGGCCGTGCCGCCCGAACCGCATGCCCCGCTCGACACGCCGAGGCGCCAGGTACGGCCTGTGCCCGAAATTGCACCGCTCCCCCTCGGTGCGCGAAAAGAACTCGAGGTGCTGGCGCGTGACGGACGCTGGACGGACCTGCACGAATGGGCCGACCGGTTTGCGGCAGACCCGCGCCACGAGGCGCTGGTGAAGGCGGTGCGCCAGGCGTTGGAAAGCCTCGACTTCGATCACATCACCCATTTGGCGCGGGCAACACCCTGCGCGGCGGCGGACTGA